The segment CGGGTTCATCACCAAAGGATCGCTGAAAGAGGTGTCGGACTGGGAGAAACCGGTGGGGGAGGCATGCTTCCCCGCCAACTTCTCCGTCGCCCCCACGGACACGCTGGAAAAGGCGGCTCTGATCCTGCTTTCCAACCGGCTCGTCCTCCTCCCGGTGGTGGAGGAAGGGAAGCTGGTGGGGGTGATCACCCAATCCGAGATCCTGCGTGCCCTGGCGCAGGCGCTTGGGATCGGCCTTGAAGGGACGCGGCTCACAGTGCGGGTCCAATCCGATCCCCGCGATCTGTACGCAGTCATCGGCGTCCTCCGCGACCACAACGTCCGGCTCGTCTCCCTCGCCCGCGGGGCGGAGGGGAACGGACACCAGGAGATCATCCTGCGGGTGCAGGGGATTACCGACAAGGAAGGGCTGAAGGCAGCGCTCGAACAGGCGCTGACCGCGAAGGAGGAATGATGTTGGAGCTTCCGGTCCCCACACATCGGAAGACCGAATTCGTCGAGATCACCGGCCTCGTCCAGCGTGCGGTCTCTGAAAGCGGTGTCTCCGACGGCCTCTGCTTCATCTACTGTCCCCACACCACCGCTGGCCTTACGATCAACGAAAACGCCGATCCGTCCGTAGCACATGACATC is part of the Candidatus Bipolaricaulota bacterium genome and harbors:
- a CDS encoding CBS domain-containing protein, translated to MNVGRYMHHDPVTVLPEATLGEAKRVMEENGFGILLVASAAHELTGFITKGSLKEVSDWEKPVGEACFPANFSVAPTDTLEKAALILLSNRLVLLPVVEEGKLVGVITQSEILRALAQALGIGLEGTRLTVRVQSDPRDLYAVIGVLRDHNVRLVSLARGAEGNGHQEIILRVQGITDKEGLKAALEQALTAKEE